The genomic stretch GCCGCTCGCTTTGGGCCTAGGCGAAGGCGCGCTGATCTCCACCGGATTGGCTGTCGTCGTCATTGGCGGTTTGGTCACGTCTACGCTGCTCACGTTGATTGTTGTTCCGGTGATGTACGAACTGTTGTATTATTTCAAGGCGAAACGCGAAATCAAGCGGGCGCAACGCCTGGGCAGACGATCATGATCAAGTCAGAAATTTCCGCTTCAATTGCCCGTTTTCCATGGAAAACAACGCGCGCTTGTCTTCGATGACCGTCTCGAGATGGACGGATTTGCCCCAAAGTTCATATACCAGGGGCAGCGTTTTTTCCACGTAGCGGATGTCGAGCTCGATGCCGTCGTATGCGTGTTTGATATACAACTCGCCGTTGTGCAAATAATCGCCGTCTTCGACAAGCAGAGTAGGGAAGCCGCCGTTTACGCGCGAACGGATCAACTGTTCCCGCACGTTTTCCCATTTTTTGTCCGAGATTTTCCATTCGGCGCCTTCCTTTTCAAACACGTAAAGGTCGAGTTCTTCCGTCAGTTGTTTCGTCAAATAATTGCGGATAAAAGAGGTGTCCATGTCAAACTCGCGGACTTCGAACAGTTTTTCCCGTCCCCATCTTTGTTCGATATCCTCGAATATTTTCAAGCCGAGATAGTACGGATTCACCATTAAGCGCGACGGCTGGATAACAGCGGCGTTCAGTTTGGCGTATTCCACCGTTTCCTCCGAAGTCAGATCCAGTTTTCGCAAAATCCGCGCGTGCCAATACGAAGCCCAGCCTTCGTTCATGATTTTTGTCTCGATTTGCGGCCAGAAATAGAGCATCTCTTCGCGCAGGATAGTCAAAATATCGCGCTGCCAATCTTCCAATCCCCGCGCGTGCTCGCAGATAAACCAGATTAAATCTTTGTACGTCCTTTTGGAATCGGGCTGCTTTTCCTTGTGTTCGTCCCGTTGCGCGCCGTCTTTGTCCAAATCCCACAAATCATCATAATCTCCCGGTTTGCCGCCGGGCTGGTTCGGCATCTTTGTTTTCCGCGGTTCGCGCTCATTCCGTCGTTTTTCCTCCTCGGCAATGACGAACGGTTTCACAAGAGAGGGATCGATATGTTCCTGCACGGCCAGCGCCGCGTCGATAAACCGCTCCACCGCTTCGGTGCCATGGATCAGTTCGTACCCTCTGATTCGCTCCGCGGAGGCGGACATGCTTTCGATCATATCGCGGTTGGTATTTTTAAACCGGATGTTGTTTTTGAAAAAATCGCAATGCGCAATCACGTGCGCGGCGATCAGCTTATTTTGCACGAGGGTGTTGCCTTCGAGCAGGAAAGCGTAACATGGATTGGAATTGATCACAAGCTCATAAATTTTCGACAATCCCAAGTCGTATTGCACCTTCATGCGATGAAAGGCTTTGCCGAAACTCCAATGGTTGAAGCGCGTCGGCATTCCGTACGCACCGATTGTATAAATAATATCGGCAGGGCAAATTTCAAAGCGCATCGGATAAAAGTCCAGCCCCAATTCGGTGGCCACTTCGGTGATTTCGGCGATGGCAAGCTCAAGTTGCTTCATTTCGTCGTTCGTCATGCGGCCCGTTCCTCCTTTATCTTTTTTAAAGCAATGTATGTTTGACAATCGATGAATGCCGGAAAACCGCATTTATCATGAAGCGCTGCCGCTTCCGCTTTTGCCTTTGCCGAAAAACGTCAGCATCGCCTTGTATACTTCCCTTTTTTCGCGGATGACGCATGTTTTGAAGCGCGGATGCGAGATATGCTGAAAGGCGTTCATCAATGTGCTGGTGCGGTTGTACTGATTCACTTCCCCATATCCGAACAAGCTGCTTGCTTCCAATAACCGGCCGATCAATTTCTGACAGCGCTCATTGTCGGAGGTCAGATTGTCGCCGTCGGAGAAATGAAACGGGTAGATGTTGTACGCTTCAGGCGGGAATCGTTCGGCTATAATCTCCAGCGCTTTCTGGTATGCGGAAGAACAGATGGTGCCTCCGCTTTCGCCGCGATGGAAAAATTCGTCCTCGCTCACTTCGTTTGCTTCCGTATGATGCGCGATAAAAACAATCTCCACATGCTCGTATTTTTTGCGCAAAAAACGGGTCATCCAGAAAAAGAAGCTGCGCGCGATATATTTTTCGAAATCCCCCATCGAACCGGAAGTGTCCATCATGGCGAGGATAACGGCGTTGGAATGGGGTTTTATCGTTTCCTCCCATGTTTTGAACCGCAAATCTTCAGGCGAGATTCGGCCGATTTGCGGGTGTCCGTCGCGGGCGTTGCGGCGTATGTTGGCCAGGATTGTGCGCTTTTTGTCAATGTTGGCGATGAGCCCTTTTTTGCGCACGTCGTTAAAGCGGATTTCGGATTCATATAGTTGGTGCTTTTGTTTTTCCTGCAGATTGGGCAGCTCCAGTTCGGCAAATACGAGCTCTTCAATTTCTGCCAGCGTTACGTCCGCCTCAAGTATGTCGATGCCCGGCTGATCACCGGCGCCTTGGCTAGCGTCGCCGGAAGCGGGCGCCGAATCTGTCGCCAGCACATCGCCCACTTTCGATTCGCCGTCGCCCTGGCCGATATGCCTGGATTTATTGAAGTTGTAGCGAAACCTGTATTCGTC from Bacilli bacterium encodes the following:
- the yhbH gene encoding sporulation protein YhbH; this encodes MPEPLFIISREDWSLHRKGHQDQMRHNEKIREAIKKNLPDLVSEENIILSSGKRVVKIPIRSLDEYRFRYNFNKSRHIGQGDGESKVGDVLATDSAPASGDASQGAGDQPGIDILEADVTLAEIEELVFAELELPNLQEKQKHQLYESEIRFNDVRKKGLIANIDKKRTILANIRRNARDGHPQIGRISPEDLRFKTWEETIKPHSNAVILAMMDTSGSMGDFEKYIARSFFFWMTRFLRKKYEHVEIVFIAHHTEANEVSEDEFFHRGESGGTICSSAYQKALEIIAERFPPEAYNIYPFHFSDGDNLTSDNERCQKLIGRLLEASSLFGYGEVNQYNRTSTLMNAFQHISHPRFKTCVIREKREVYKAMLTFFGKGKSGSGSAS
- a CDS encoding SpoVR family protein; the protein is MTNDEMKQLELAIAEITEVATELGLDFYPMRFEICPADIIYTIGAYGMPTRFNHWSFGKAFHRMKVQYDLGLSKIYELVINSNPCYAFLLEGNTLVQNKLIAAHVIAHCDFFKNNIRFKNTNRDMIESMSASAERIRGYELIHGTEAVERFIDAALAVQEHIDPSLVKPFVIAEEEKRRNEREPRKTKMPNQPGGKPGDYDDLWDLDKDGAQRDEHKEKQPDSKRTYKDLIWFICEHARGLEDWQRDILTILREEMLYFWPQIETKIMNEGWASYWHARILRKLDLTSEETVEYAKLNAAVIQPSRLMVNPYYLGLKIFEDIEQRWGREKLFEVREFDMDTSFIRNYLTKQLTEELDLYVFEKEGAEWKISDKKWENVREQLIRSRVNGGFPTLLVEDGDYLHNGELYIKHAYDGIELDIRYVEKTLPLVYELWGKSVHLETVIEDKRALFSMENGQLKRKFLT